From Terriglobales bacterium, the proteins below share one genomic window:
- a CDS encoding helix-turn-helix domain-containing protein, with amino-acid sequence MRDPTAQPDRPALARQRAQLILQVRSGVLTAEAAARQLGVSRKTYYKWERRALAAMVEALEDRGQGRARQPRDPEKEALRRQTAELQAKLTVLEQTERIRQVLAQPDKKNG; translated from the coding sequence ATGCGCGATCCGACGGCCCAACCCGACCGGCCAGCCCTGGCCCGGCAGCGGGCGCAGCTGATCCTGCAGGTGCGGAGCGGCGTGTTGACGGCCGAGGCGGCGGCCCGGCAGCTGGGGGTCTCCCGCAAGACGTACTACAAGTGGGAGCGCCGGGCCTTGGCGGCGATGGTGGAGGCCTTGGAGGACCGGGGCCAGGGGCGCGCGCGGCAGCCGCGCGACCCGGAGAAGGAGGCCCTCCGGCGCCAGACGGCGGAGCTCCAGGCGAAGCTCACGGTCCTGGAGCAGACGGAGCGGATCCGGCAGGTGCTGGCGCAGCCGGATAAAAAAAACGGCTGA